The DNA segment gggggaggaagtgggggtgtGTATGGCTCTGCTTTTCATCAAATCTCAGGACGGTGCAGCTTTTTAATCACAAGAATGGTTCTCACAAAATCTACGGAAATAATGCCGGGTTGGCTACCAGGTCCACCGATTGCGGAGAGCAGCCCGGCGGGTGGCAGGAGTACGAGGTGACCCTTTGAAGGCCATCCCACTGTGGAAACCATGGGAGGGCAGGTCCTGGGGCCAGGTGCTGGTGAGGAGCCTGGCGGATGGCCAGAGGGACAGATTCTGCAAGAGGACAGGTGCCAGTCCAGGGCGCCCTCCCAGGAGACTAACATATTTCTGATTTATCCATCCTTGTAACGCCCAGCTGGACCCTTACCAGCCTCTGTAAtctgcctgccccttcctgtATGAATCCCCTCCTTTGTAGGCTCCATTCCCTGGGTTCTTTCCAGCTTGGCCAGCCTGTCCCCGCCCCTGGGGCCCTGCTTAGGGGcaatgcccccaccccccacaactggGCCTCCTACCCCCTACCCGGGGATGGAGGTTGACAATCACCTTGGTGATCTTTTATCTagcgcctactatgtgccacgcTCTGTGCTGAGAGCTCTGTGGATGGAGTCAGGGTAGATACTGACACTAGATAAATGTTTCTAGCACTTCCGTAAGCTCTTGAGTAAATACTAAACAAGTGGGACTCAGCTAAGGCAAAGATTATGCATGCAAAATGAGTGACTGCTTTAGGGAAGagaaacttcaaaaaatttaCATCTGCCTTTCTAATAGTACACAGTAATGATGGAATGTGCTATCGTAATTTATAGGATTTTCTTACATTTCTAAAGTATCCCAAATTGTCTCCATGAAAGGATTTAaggtattttatagctttttttttttttgcaaatttttattgtggtaaaatacatataacataaaatttaccatcttaactattttaaagtttgcagttcagtggtattaactATATTCATAATcatgtgcaaccatcatcacccGCCGTCTCCATAGCTCGTTCCATTTTGTAGAACTGAAACTGTCTATAATTAAACCTTTAGCCCCCcattctcccctgcccccagcccttggTAACAAGTCTACTTCTTGTCTCTGAATTTGACCACCCTCAGTAGCTCATATAAGTGGCATCATGCcgtgtttgtctttctgtgactgccttattcatttagcataatgtcctccaggttcatccatgttggagccaattgcagaatttccttccttttccagctGAACAATATTCCACGTGTGTCCATGTCATATTTTGTTCGTCTGTTCACCTGTTTGTTGGACACGCGGGTTGCTTCCAGGTTCtagctattgtgaacaatgccgCTGTGAACATGGGTATTCAGATgcctctttgagaccctgctttcagttcttgcGGGGCATGTACCTGCAGATGTGGGATTGCCGGATCAGACTGCAATTctagttttaatattttgaggaataacCATGCTATTTTCCACTGTGGCTGTGTCATTTTACGtgcccaccagcagtgcacagggttctgatttctccacctcctcatcaactcttattttggtttttttatagaagccatcctaatgggtgggaggtggtatctcaatggagttttgatttgcatttctctaatgattagtgatcttcactgtgcttactggccatttgtatatttctttttttttaaattgtatatttcttttttttaaatgtatttggcaACCAcggtttgttttaaaagattctattcatttgaaatggagagagagggcatgagagaggggcagagggagagggagaagcaggctctccactgagcagggagcccgacgtggggctcgatcccaggacactggcatcatgacctgagctgaaggcagacgcttaatggactgagccacccaggcgcccccatttgtatatttcttaagagaaatgtctattcaagtcttttgcccatttttgaattgtttttgttgtggtggtggttgagttttaggagtctttatatattctggatatgaatcctttatcagatatataatttgcaaatattttctcctgttctgtgggctgtctttttactttgtttacttACCATCTTTGGAGGCACAACATGAAATAGATGTGTGATACCTGGAAAaagtgaggtccagagagggtGTGTGTCCTGTCTAATGCCACACAATCGATGGTCTGTGTGATGAAACATTCTGTGGTGGACAAGGTGGGACTTCTCATCCCCCACCTCATCTGATACAAGAGCCACAATCTTGTTCTGTTGTACAgagggggacactgaggcccTGGGAGGGCTGGGTCTTGCCCACGGTCACACCTGGGTCAGGGCGGAGCGTGACGTGAAGCCAGGGAGATGGCTTACGTACAGGTGTGAGACTGCATAGCTTTAAATCCTGGTGCAACATTTGTGAGCTGTGACCTCTGGCTAGTTTTTGCTTGGAGACTTCACTGTCCCCATCTGTGACATGGGGCCTCGTGGGGCTATTGTGAGGGGGCCTGGACACTCGGGACATGGTGGAGAATTGCTAACCGTGGCCTCAGACATCACATGTTAGCCCACCCTCACTCTTTGGAGCCAAAAGACACTCAGTCTTGGGCTGAGCTGTGAAGAATAAACTTTAATCTCTCTTGGGGTAGGGGCTCTAGTTCGACTGCTCTCTAGGGCATTCTAGGTGGGGTCACAGAGCCGTGCACACGCACTCGGTACAGGCAAGTGAAGCGTGGGTTCCCCCAGTTGCTCGATATCTTCACCTTGACAGCCCCAAAAGCTCGGGCAAGCTGgttctgcaagagactcacagACATGGAGCCATTGGCTTCCACTCTGCCTTTCCAGAGGGGTGTTTGGAAGTGGAAAGGAAggctcccatttcacaggtgggaaaactgaggctcagagagtagAATGGACTGAAGCCACACAGGAAATTGATACTCAGGGGCTGGCATGGAAGGTGCTGAGGCCAGAAGGACGGATATACTGTGATTGAGAAAGTGTCCCAGCCTTGGGGCCCTGGTACATATGGCTGTGGGACCCCAGGGCAAATCACTGCCCCCCttggggtctcagtttcccccctCCGAAAGATGGGAGGGTTAATATCTGCTTCCCAGGTTTGTTGTGGGCATGAAACAAGATCCTGGAGCTAGCTGGCCTGCCACCTGGTAGACGCTCAGTGAGTGCTGCCCTCTCCCGttttgcccgcccccccccccccccccccccgccccagaggggatggagcccagtgcaaAAGCTGGGGCCTTGGCCTTTGAGATCTCACTGGATGCTTTGAACCTCCCAGGGAATTACAAAGGGGAACCTGAGGCCTAGAGAGGAAGGGAATGGCCCAAGATCACGCAGATTTGTGGGGTCGGGGTTTGGGTCAGTGTCAGCCTGAGTCTCAAGGCCATTCTACCAGCTACCCCTTGTGTCCTACTTCTGTTCCCAACTTCCGCCCCTTCAGGCCTCCATTGGATCAGGAGCTGATAACGGGGTCTCCCAGGATGGAGACGCTAAGTTGGAAGCCAGCAACCCTGGCCCAGCGGGCCCCTCCTGTTTCACATCTGCTGTCCCTGGAGGAACTGCAGCGTGTGGGCTCCGGGGCAGGTCGGGGGAATGATGTATTGCCAGAAGCTGGATGGATCTCATCGGGGTCCCATTTTGGCCCTGGGCAGTAGCTCcatgctctgagcctcagtttcctcacttgtcaAGTGAGCTAGTGACAGTTGTACACCCCCGAGGCTACTGGGGCGACAAAATGGGGTTCCCTGGGGAAAAGCCCTGCACATGGTGTACGTTCAATATGTGCTCGACATGGGCAGCTTTTCTCCGGTACCTGGAGCTGAAACATCTGAATGATGTTTTCCGGCTGAAACTGAAATGCCCCCAGGAACACCTCCTCCCTGGGAGACCCTTCCATGCCCTGTAGAATCAGAACCAAGGAGAAAGTATCAGGTACGGGGAGGGCCTTCAGAGGGTGCTGCCCCTCTCCAGCTGAGACTTGCTTACCTCCCAGGATGGGGAACTCCCTACCTCTTGGGGCATCATTCCACTGCAGCACAGAATAATGGATAGGAAAGAGTACTTGACTGGGAATCAAAAGCCTGAGGGTCCTCTTCTAACTCTGTCACTGACTTGTAGGATTTGAGTGTTTCCCTGACCCTTTTCTGGACCTCAGTTCCTTTGTCAATGGTCTCTGAAGACCAAACTGGCTCTGAAAAGCTTGGCTTGATATAAAATAGCTGCTTATCGCCCATCCTCAAAGGCTGTGATCAGCTCTGAACCCGGCCACCCTCAGCCTTGACAAAGCCTCAGCCAGCCTCTCTAGCCTGGTGGGTTGTGCAGATGGAGTGCCCGGAGTCCCACCATATGAGGCTGTCCCCTTAGCCAAGCCTTGCTCCCTGCTGGGGCGTGCTCACGTAAATGACGAAGTCCTTGGGAGCGGTGTCCAGGCTGCCCGACAGTGAGATGGTCTTGGGGATGTGCTGCAGTGTCAGGTTGGACAGGTAGACCTTCTGGGCCAGTCGGATGGTCACCTGGCCTCGGTCCCCGGAGAAGGCCCAGCAGTTGCCAGGTGTCATGTTGGGCTGGAAGGGGCAGGTGCAATGGGGGCCatgctgggtgggtgggtgaaggtGAATTCCTTGTCCCACCCTGGCTCACCTAgatctctttgcctcctggatgaGCCAGATCCTTCCATCTACAAAGCTTAGGTCAAGCACCACCAACTCCAGGAAGCTCCCCTGACTGCCGGCAGCAAGAATGAGCCTTCCGCTCAGCCCGGCACAGGGAGGACAGGAGCCTGCTTGGGGCCGTGAGGGTTCCTTGACCCTCAGGTCTTGAGGCATGGGTGGCGGGCCCCTTCCGGTGCCGAAGCAGGctgtcccttccctgcccctgccccgtcTCTGTGTTGTGTTTTtacctctccccctaccccaggGCCCCACCCCCTTTGCGCACACCCCCAGTGTCCACTTCCAGGTCCTGCTCCCAGAACCCTGACCACACCCCTGCCACCCTCTcctcatccccccagcccccctgcctCGAGGATCACGTCCGGGGGCTGCGCATAGTTCCACAGCCGGATCCAGTTCCAGTAGGAGCGAGCCTTGTCGTGGTTGTACGTGGCTGACGTTTGCTCAAAGTCGATGGAGGCCCCTGTTTGGGAGGGAGGGTCTGGTTGGGCACTGACTATGTGCCAGGCGAGCGCTTTGGGTGAGCCACTGGCCCTCTCTGGACTTCGGTGTTCTCTGGGAAATGGGAGTAAGAAGAGCAGCAACAACAGGAATGCTAACATTCACCTCCTGGCGTTGCTGTGAGGAGCAAAGGAGTTAACCCAGCGAAGTCCTTCCCTCAGAGCCTCATTAATGACAGCCTCCTCATTATTCTGATGGCTGTCGTTAGGCCTATTGCACAGAGGAGGGCACTCCTGCCCTGAGAGCTTAAGCCCATGCCCTCTGACCCCACATGCCCTTGGGCCCGGGCCAGTCCACCCTGCCCGCCCTGCCTCGCCTCCTTCCGCCTGCCCCTCGCATGCTCCTGCTGCCTCCCCACAGGGGTACCTTCACTTGGGCTCCCCTGGGTCGGGAGTACTTTTCCCTCCTGGCCAGGTCTCAACTCAAACGTCCTCCCACACCGCCCTCTGCCCGGGGCCCCTCTCTCCCAGCCACCTGCTCTGGTTTTCCACAGCACTGATTCCCACCCACAACTGTTCTCCCTGACGTGGGGCAGGTGCGGCTCTGCTGGCCTCTGGGTCTGGAGGATGGTGAGTGGGTAGAGGGGTCATGGGgggccttctctccctgcctcagccccCCTTTCGAGACAACAGAAAATTGTAGCAAGAGAACCATCTGGGGGCCAGAGGTTAGCTCTGACCGTGAACTTCCCAGCAGCAGAGAGTGCACCAGACCAGAACTGAAATCCATCCTCTGAAGAGTTTCTGGGGAAACTTGATGCGGGCAGACTGTTGCggtgtggggggtgaggggtgagggggagTCACTTACCTATAGATTTTAGGGCAAAGTCTGGCTTTTCAATAAAATCTCCTTGTatcatcttcattattttctgggCAAGTTTTTCCTGAGGAGGCAGAAAACACAGGCTGTGTGCTGATGTGTTCTGACAGGTCACGTCCACGCGTGTGTTCACACCAAGTGACAGGTGACTGCAGGAACTCTCTTGTCCTGAACTGTTTACCCCTGCCTGTGGAGACCGTGGCTGGTCCTGGCAGAagaccacccagtcaccccactGTGAGGAGGCCCAGGTGACACAGAGCCATCCCTACCCCCCTGCCCACTGGGTTTCTTCGGTGCTTCCACGTGCATCATGACAGGCTGTTGCACTTGGGACAGGACTCTTAGTGAAGAGGCAGGGGGTCTGGAGTCAGACAAACTTTTACTGCTGTGGGGCTTTGGGCTAGTTATCGCCCCTCTGAATCTTGgccttctttgttgtttttttttttttaagattttctttatttatttgacagagagagacacagtgaaagcaggaacacaagcagggggagtgggagagggagaagcaggcttcctgcggagcagggagcccgatgcggggctcgatcccaggacccgggatcatgacctgagccgaaggcagacgcttaacgactgagccacccaggtgccccgatcacccccattttaaagataagaatatTAAGGCACAAAAGGTAATGtgtgcaaggtcacacagctggtaagaggcagagccaggcagTTTGGTCCCAGTGTTTGGGCCCTTAGCTACTACACTCTCCTGCCAGATAAAGActgcaaagcacttagcacagttgatactcagtaaatgctggctattatttttattagtctcTTCAAAACTGTGGCAGATTGTATCTCCCCAAAATGGCCACAACAAAGTCTCCTGTAACACACTTTTCTCTCAATATGACTTTGATACTCTGTCTGTTGAGAGGTGGGCCCGTGGCTCTGGCAGAGGTGATGTCATGTGACTTCTGGACTAAGTCTAAAAGGGGGTACAGCTCTACTTGGTTCTCTGGGGACGCTCACTCTTGGAAGCCAGctaccatgctgtgaggaagcccacaCAACACTAAGAACACATGTATGAGTGCTTTAGTCAACAGCCCTGAGTTCCCAGCTGATAACCAATATCAACTTCTAGACATGTGAGTGAAGATGCTTTCAGATGGGTCCAGATAGAGTTACCAAGTCACCCCAGCCTTCAAGTCTTCCCAGGTGAGCCTCAGGCATCGTGGAGCAGTGACAAACCATCCCCACTGCATCCTATTTGaatccctgacccacagaatctctgagcataataaaatgattgtttaGCACCACCAAGTTTTGGAGCAG comes from the Zalophus californianus isolate mZalCal1 chromosome 8, mZalCal1.pri.v2, whole genome shotgun sequence genome and includes:
- the SUN5 gene encoding SUN domain-containing protein 5 isoform X2, translated to MPRSSRSPGDLCDPPEDVRPRRGPKRWMAPEHVNAACLQCPLRPRLASRSRNACRITEDTLSNTTWITSLACFLRTQVRQILFSTCRCKQFFQKLVEKTGVLVLCAFGFWMFSMHLPSKMEVWQDDSINSPLQSLRMYQEKVRHHTGEIQDLRGNMTQLIAKLQLMEAMSDEEKLAQKIMKMIQGDFIEKPDFALKSIGASIDFEQTSATYNHDKARSYWNWIRLWNYAQPPDVILEPNMTPGNCWAFSGDRGQVTIRLAQKVYLSNLTLQHIPKTISLSGSLDTAPKDFVIYGMEGSPREEVFLGAFQFQPENIIQMFQLQNQLARAFGAVKVKISSNWGNPRFTCLYRVRVHGSVTPPRMP
- the SUN5 gene encoding SUN domain-containing protein 5 isoform X5, which gives rise to MSPETQARLKKPERLQDNRGHFVKHECKQFFQKLVEKTGVLVLCAFGFWMFSMHLPSKMEVWQDDSINSPLQSLRMYQEKVRHHTGEIQDLRGNMTQLIAKLQLMEAMSDEEKLAQKIMKMIQGDFIEKPDFALKSIGASIDFEQTSATYNHDKARSYWNWIRLWNYAQPPDVILEPNMTPGNCWAFSGDRGQVTIRLAQKVYLSNLTLQHIPKTISLSGSLDTAPKDFVIYGMEGSPREEVFLGAFQFQPENIIQMFQLQNQLARAFGAVKVKISSNWGNPRFTCLYRVRVHGSVTPPRMP
- the SUN5 gene encoding SUN domain-containing protein 5 isoform X3 encodes the protein MPRSSRSPGDLCDPPEDVRPRRLASRSRNACRITEDTLSNTTWITSLACFLRTQVRQILFSTCRCKQFFQKLVEKTGVLVLCAFGFWMFSMHLPSKMEVWQDDSINSPLQSLRMYQEKVRHHTGEIQDLRGNMTQLIAKLQLMEAMSDEEKLAQKIMKMIQGDFIEKPDFALKSIGASIDFEQTSATYNHDKARSYWNWIRLWNYAQPPDVILEPNMTPGNCWAFSGDRGQVTIRLAQKVYLSNLTLQHIPKTISLSGSLDTAPKDFVIYGMEGSPREEVFLGAFQFQPENIIQMFQLQNQLARAFGAVKVKISSNWGNPRFTCLYRVRVHGSVTPPRMP
- the SUN5 gene encoding SUN domain-containing protein 5 isoform X4, whose protein sequence is MPRSSRSPGDLCDPPEDVRPRRGPKRWMAPEHVNAACLQCPLRPRLASRSRNACRITEDTLSNTNASSSSRSSWKRQVFWSSVLLDSGCFLCTYHPKWKSGRMYQEKVRHHTGEIQDLRGNMTQLIAKLQLMEAMSDEEKLAQKIMKMIQGDFIEKPDFALKSIGASIDFEQTSATYNHDKARSYWNWIRLWNYAQPPDVILEPNMTPGNCWAFSGDRGQVTIRLAQKVYLSNLTLQHIPKTISLSGSLDTAPKDFVIYGMEGSPREEVFLGAFQFQPENIIQMFQLQNQLARAFGAVKVKISSNWGNPRFTCLYRVRVHGSVTPPRMP